The nucleotide sequence GGTTAAACCTCTTTTGGAGGTGGATTTTGATTCATAGCAGATTTTATCCTCCCCAATCCACTCAAATCCCCTTCATACCCCTCCCCTTGCAACAGAACAAGCCTATCCATCCTTGTTGCTTCGTTGTGCATGTCTAATTCATTTCAATTCAAACACCAGTCAGTCAGTGTCATTCATTCATCAAAATAAATCTGAAGGTTACTTTCACTTTCTGCTAGATTTATTCGGAAGCAAAGGCTGCCACTTTCAAATTCATTCCTCAATTAGGCTCGGTTTACacctacatactccctccgttccgaattactcgtctctgaaatgaatgtatctagaactaaaatacatctagatacatccatacgtgtgacaagtaattcggaatggagggagtacatacatacatactctTTTGTTACTCTCTTTGATTGATTTATATGCGTTTTCTTCTCATTTGACAGCACCTGTTGGTCCCATGCGACATACTGGTAAAATCTTCAAAGAGGGATTCCGGCTCAAAAATTCAGTCAATGTTGTTTCCATCAAGATTGTTTCCTCTGACTATGGCTACCCACTCTATGTCTACGGTACCATCATAGCCAGGGACAGTCTGGATCGAAAATGTGTCTATATATTCCGGCGCGACCAGGATGATTGCCAGCTCATCACCTCAAAGGTATTACTGCCACAGACACATACAATATATCAATGTGTGTTTTCTTGTACTGGTACCTCATATCAGTCCTCTGGTTTAATAAAAAAACTGCTGATTTCCTGACGGTGAAATTTTGAGTTAAGTTGTGCACAACGTCTATCAATGATTACTTATGAATGTTGTATGTCAGTAATCCATATTTGGGATTTGTATGTTATACTTGAATAACGGATCTAGTTTTGTATCTGTTCCATACTCGAATGTACACATACTTGAGCCAACCAGCGAATCTGTATTGGATACCGTATCAGATACCGATTTGCCTCCGATACTCCCCCTATGCGTATCCATGGAGGATCCTTGAATAAATGATTTAAAAGAATTACAATACTCCCCCGATACTTGCCAATACGTTTTGGATACGGCCCAGCCCAGCCCTCTCAACCCAGTAAAGAAGCAATCAGCAACCCTAGTACCCCGATGGCCCCCATCTGTTCCCTCCCAAGTTTCTTTCCTCCTTCTCAAGCTCACACCAGGTGGTGGCTGTTCACCCAGTGCCAGCGGCTAGCCGGCGACGAGCTGCCCCTCCTCCTCACCAATGTCCTTGCTCAGGCGAGGCTAGTAGCTGCATGCTCAGGAGAGCAAACATGAAAGTAATATGCTGTTCCTAAGTTCTATACTTTATTTTTGAATTAAAAAATAGTAAAATGTATCCCCGTATTGGCACTTTTTCAGAATGGCGAATTTACGTATCCATATTGGCCCGATACCGATACTCGTATCCTTATTGGTGCTTCGTAGGTTCCGTATGATGTTGATTTTAACGATACTTCAATTAGTTGTCTTATTATAGCGAATAGTGTTAGGAGCCAGGGGTTTATCATTTGCGTGCGTGAGTTCATGGCACTACAGCAATCTGCACAATaagaaaaggagaaaaaataaCATGGGCACAGATGTAGCACAATTTTTCTGAGTCTAATTACCTTGTTTCGTCATTCAAAACATAGCTAAAAATTGAACCCCAAATATTCAAtcaattccagaaacaagcatctgGAATTTATCTATTCAAATTGGTCTTGCAGGATGATTCATTGATTTTGACTGGACCCAAGAGAGGATTCATGGTATGTGATGATATATTCTTCGAAATCAATCTGAAGGTGAAGGATGTGCATGGGATGACTGTCGATGATGATAGACTCAGTAAAGGCCTGATGGAGGTGGATGCTATCCGCAGGCTGGAATATAGTCCCAGATATGTGGTTGATACGGAAACACTTGTCAGCATGCACAGCATATTGGATTTAAACTATACATTCATTAGGAGGTCGGTGGAGGGCACTGTTGAGATCAAGATCCTTGAGGGACCTGATGAATTCCATGGGAAGATTGTCGCTTCCACTACCAGCATTCCATGCGACATTGTGCTACATGATAGCAAAGTGAGTGGTGCGCTAACTGCAGGTGACAGTGGAGTCCTACAAACGGCACGGCGCGTAGTAGGAGTCTCTGTGGATGAGTTGCTGGTGTTGACTGTGGCTGCTACTGTCGGTGATGATGAGTTATCTGCCCGCACTGTTCAGTTTACTCCAAGGCGCAATGGTTACGATGATGAGAATATCACCTGCGGGGACTACAAGATGCTTCTGAAGGTCACTTGGTCGATTGTGTATTTCTGAAGTACTGTAACTCTTAGTTATTCCGTCATAGTCTGCCAGATTCTCTAGATCCTTTTGATGTAAGGAAGCTTCATTATGTGAACCAGTCATGGTACATGCTCAAACAATATATGTTCCGGTGTGTATTGTATCTATTCTGACTCTTCTGTCTGATGTAAGCTAGTTttactccctccgccccataatataagatgttattacaatcAATATGTATATTGGTTGtggtaataacatcttatattatgggcatATTGATTGTCATAATCTCTTAacttatgggacacagggagtagtaTTCACTGCCATCCTAAAAGTAATGTCCATATGAAGTTTTCCGCCTTGTTGAATTGCAAGATGTAGTAACAAGAATACATTTATATGTGTATATGCCTTGTTGAATTGCAAGATGCAGTAACAAGAGACTTGTGTGTTAGAATCGGATCGCCTGTGTTGCAAGTTCAATGTCTATGAAGACTATCCGGCTGTAATATATTTTCTAGTGAACTAATTACCTTTTTATTTCTATATTTTTCGTCAGAATCAAGAGCTCAGTAGTAGCTTTCAGTTCTTTGGATTCCTCCTCTTTGTATCCAACTTGGCTGTCATTATTGTGCCAAGGAAGTGGTTCTGAATAGTATCCGGTTCAAACCTATAGCAGAATTTACCCCTTTTTAAAGTTCTTAAAATAGGTTCTTTTTCCGTAACTTTTGAATGCATTTTTTGGTGTTTCTAGTCCACCCACTATGCCCTCCTGGAGCACTCAGTAACAAGCGCCCATCAATAGAACTGCTGCACAGGATGAACATCATTCCCAGTGATTGCAAAGCCTGATTAAGCATTTTTTTTATGCACTCCACATCAATTAGAAGAAGCAAATTCTGGTTACCAAATATTTGACAATGAACACGTCAATAGTTTTATCATATGTTTTCATCTGCAGAGTTTGGATATCCAGGAAAAAATGTACCGTTCTACAAAATGCTTGGTTTGATCAATGAACAAAGGCAATATGCACTCCAGGGCAACAAGACTTGCTTTCTTCAGGAGGTGTTTCAGGCTTTCAGCCAATaagaacatactccctccgttcctaaatatttgtctttctagagatttcaaatggactacacatacgaatgtatatagacatattttaaagtatagattcactcattttgcttcgtatgtagacacttgttgaaatctctagaaagacaagtatttaggaacggagggagtactacttactactccctctgtaaacaaatataa is from Triticum aestivum cultivar Chinese Spring chromosome 1B, IWGSC CS RefSeq v2.1, whole genome shotgun sequence and encodes:
- the LOC123112596 gene encoding uncharacterized protein, which codes for MAGGDSSPVAAAAAARKWEWDQEEYRCESPEDSLDPRYSEYDPKQGRFIYVRYFFNGKLDLDEESPVGPMRHTGKIFKEGFRLKNSVNVVSIKIVSSDYGYPLYVYGTIIARDSLDRKCVYIFRRDQDDCQLITSKDDSLILTGPKRGFMVCDDIFFEINLKVKDVHGMTVDDDRLSKGLMEVDAIRRLEYSPRYVVDTETLVSMHSILDLNYTFIRRSVEGTVEIKILEGPDEFHGKIVASTTSIPCDIVLHDSKVSGALTAGDSGVLQTARRVVGVSVDELLVLTVAATVGDDELSARTVQFTPRRNGYDDENITCGDYKMLLKVTWSIVYF